A region from the Agrobacterium cucumeris genome encodes:
- a CDS encoding adenylate/guanylate cyclase domain-containing protein, whose protein sequence is MIRFFSETNLRRARILSGLIIFAFVFSHLFNHSLALISIDTAERARKWFSLIWLNPISSLLFYGSVLVHVCLVLRSLYLRRTLRMPLREALQVIFGLSIPFLIIGHAVNIRVSHMIYGIDVGYYSVIRRLWINNPIQGAWQSLALIVIWVHGCIGLYFWLRYRDWYPRIAGLFMTVAVMLPLLALLGFSDAGRWLAEIDEKYALPPGLVDNTIQKDELPLQREMETQIRFITGTAETSFIGAVMLVFVLRGVRSWRQRLTAIEIRYEHGAQARVPAGLSILEASRLAGIPHYSVCGGKGRCSTCRVKILNSKGPLPPPGDIEQTTLRRIHADSDVRLGCQLRPTSDLGIALLVSPPQQSDLPVDAQLARPGREEEIAILFCDLRNFTTLSEAKLPYDVVFLLNRYFTIVGQAVEHAGGHLDKFIGDGAMALFGLGEDEEHACRNAMKAAATILRDIAILNEGLEKQFAVRLEVVVGIHAGPSIVGVMGYGAAKTLTAIGDTVNVASRLESKAKEFGAAIVVSEPALTQAGQDIADLRSEQITIRGRNSQMKVFLLSKEESERYL, encoded by the coding sequence ATGATCCGTTTCTTTTCGGAGACCAATTTGAGACGGGCCCGGATTTTATCCGGTCTCATCATATTTGCTTTTGTATTTTCCCATCTTTTCAATCACTCCCTTGCACTCATCTCCATAGACACCGCCGAACGGGCCCGAAAATGGTTCAGCCTCATCTGGCTCAACCCCATCAGTAGCCTGCTTTTTTATGGCTCGGTTCTGGTGCATGTCTGCCTTGTTCTGCGCTCGCTTTATCTGCGCAGAACATTGCGCATGCCGTTGCGCGAAGCGCTTCAGGTCATTTTCGGCCTGTCGATCCCGTTTCTGATCATCGGCCACGCCGTCAATATCCGCGTGTCGCATATGATTTATGGCATCGATGTCGGCTACTACTCGGTCATCCGCAGGCTGTGGATCAACAACCCGATACAGGGCGCGTGGCAAAGCCTCGCCTTGATCGTCATCTGGGTCCACGGATGCATCGGCCTGTATTTCTGGCTACGTTACCGCGACTGGTACCCGCGCATAGCCGGGCTGTTCATGACGGTGGCGGTGATGCTGCCGCTTCTGGCGCTGCTGGGCTTCAGCGATGCCGGCCGATGGCTGGCGGAGATCGACGAAAAATATGCGCTTCCTCCGGGGCTCGTCGACAATACCATTCAAAAAGACGAGTTACCGCTGCAACGGGAAATGGAGACGCAGATTCGGTTCATCACCGGGACGGCGGAAACGTCGTTTATCGGCGCGGTAATGCTGGTTTTCGTCCTGCGCGGCGTGCGCAGCTGGCGGCAACGGTTGACGGCCATCGAAATCCGCTACGAACATGGCGCACAGGCGCGTGTGCCGGCCGGGCTGAGCATTCTGGAGGCCAGCCGGCTTGCGGGCATACCGCATTATTCGGTCTGCGGTGGCAAAGGGCGCTGCTCAACCTGTCGGGTCAAGATTCTGAACAGCAAAGGCCCGCTTCCGCCACCCGGAGACATAGAGCAAACCACATTGCGACGCATCCATGCCGATTCGGATGTGAGGCTCGGCTGTCAGCTACGCCCCACGAGCGATCTTGGTATCGCGCTTCTCGTTTCGCCGCCCCAGCAGAGCGACCTGCCGGTCGATGCGCAGCTGGCCCGCCCCGGCCGGGAAGAGGAAATCGCCATCCTCTTTTGCGATCTGCGTAACTTCACCACGCTGTCCGAGGCGAAGCTGCCCTATGATGTCGTCTTCCTCCTGAACCGTTATTTCACCATCGTCGGCCAGGCCGTCGAGCACGCGGGCGGCCATCTCGACAAGTTCATCGGCGATGGAGCCATGGCTCTTTTTGGACTTGGAGAGGACGAGGAACATGCCTGCCGCAATGCGATGAAGGCGGCCGCCACCATATTGCGCGATATCGCAATCTTGAACGAGGGGCTGGAGAAACAATTCGCCGTCCGTCTCGAAGTTGTGGTCGGCATTCACGCCGGCCCAAGCATCGTCGGTGTCATGGGATATGGCGCCGCAAAAACCCTGACGGCTATCGGCGATACCGTCAATGTCGCAAGCCGGCTCGAATCCAAGGCCAAGGAATTCGGCGCAGCCATCGTTGTTTCCGAACCGGCGCTAACGCAGGCAGGGCAGGATATCGCCGACCTTCGCAGCGAACAGATCACCATCCGCGGACGGAACTCACAGATGAAAGTTTTCCTGCTCTCGAAGGAAGAGAGCGAACGTTATCTCTAG
- a CDS encoding class I SAM-dependent methyltransferase, protein MSRLDSFIRRLTAQRDILNHLAADLDLPEEGALMEIGLGNGRTFNHLHELFPSRRIIAFDRAMGAHASSVPAPEDLVIGEISETAPAFIGADAAMVHADIGTGYPEKDAVTLTWLPDLAAGVLAKGGIAVSGLPLEHPLLNPLPVPESVPRDRYFLYRKI, encoded by the coding sequence ATGAGCAGACTGGACAGTTTTATTCGCCGGTTGACCGCGCAGCGGGATATTCTCAACCACCTCGCGGCTGATCTCGATCTGCCAGAAGAGGGTGCACTGATGGAAATCGGTCTCGGAAACGGACGCACTTTCAATCACCTGCACGAACTGTTTCCCAGCCGTCGTATCATCGCTTTCGACAGGGCCATGGGTGCGCATGCCTCGTCGGTTCCGGCCCCTGAGGATCTTGTTATTGGTGAAATCTCGGAGACCGCGCCTGCCTTCATCGGTGCAGATGCGGCGATGGTTCATGCCGATATCGGCACGGGCTATCCGGAAAAGGACGCGGTTACACTGACGTGGTTGCCGGATCTTGCCGCGGGCGTTCTGGCGAAAGGCGGCATCGCCGTCAGCGGTCTGCCGCTGGAGCATCCCCTGCTGAACCCGCTGCCGGTGCCGGAAAGCGTGCCAAGGGACCGCTATTTTCTCTATCGCAAGATTTGA
- a CDS encoding nucleotide sugar dehydrogenase: MTFSDISQNLLSSIENKTAKAGVIGLGYVGLPLAMTVAKAGFKVVGFDIDPGKITAIDAGRSYIEAVSDEVLTSVRQDDGFVATADFARLAECDVIAICVPTPLTKYREPDLSYVEKTCRDIAAHLRKGQLVVLESTTYPGTTDGVVKTILESRGLVSGVDFFIGFSPEREDPGNRDFETSTIPKVVAGDGEAAGKLMAAFYGSVVKKIVPVSTNATAEAVKITENVFRAVNIALVNELKVVYEAMGIDIWEVIDAAKTKPFGFMPFYPGPGLGGHCIPIDPFYLTWKSREYELPTRFIELAGEINTGMPRHVVGRVAEALDIHSGKALSRSKVLVVGLAYKKNVPDIRESPSLKLIELIQERGGEAAYYDPHVAEIPKTREYSHLMGMKSVPWDSRTIGAFDAVLVATDHDNVDYAALSEWAPLIIDTRNVFARRDIAAKHIIKA; this comes from the coding sequence TTGACTTTTTCTGACATTTCCCAGAACCTGCTTTCCAGCATCGAAAATAAAACCGCCAAGGCGGGTGTGATCGGCCTTGGCTATGTCGGCCTGCCGCTCGCCATGACGGTCGCCAAGGCCGGGTTCAAGGTCGTCGGTTTCGATATCGACCCCGGTAAAATTACCGCGATCGATGCGGGCCGCAGCTATATCGAGGCGGTATCCGATGAGGTGCTGACAAGTGTCAGGCAGGACGACGGCTTCGTCGCGACGGCCGATTTTGCCCGACTGGCCGAATGTGATGTGATCGCCATCTGTGTGCCGACGCCGCTGACGAAATATCGCGAGCCGGACCTTTCCTATGTCGAAAAGACCTGCCGGGATATTGCCGCGCATCTGCGCAAGGGGCAGCTCGTGGTTCTGGAATCGACCACCTATCCCGGCACGACCGATGGGGTGGTGAAGACCATTCTGGAGAGCCGCGGGCTGGTTTCCGGCGTTGATTTCTTCATCGGCTTTTCGCCCGAGCGGGAAGATCCCGGCAATCGTGATTTCGAGACTTCGACCATTCCGAAGGTCGTTGCCGGTGATGGCGAAGCGGCTGGAAAACTGATGGCCGCGTTTTATGGATCGGTTGTCAAAAAGATCGTGCCCGTTTCGACAAACGCCACGGCCGAGGCGGTGAAAATCACCGAAAACGTCTTCCGTGCCGTCAATATCGCGCTCGTCAATGAACTCAAGGTCGTCTACGAGGCCATGGGCATCGACATATGGGAAGTGATCGACGCGGCAAAAACCAAGCCTTTTGGTTTCATGCCGTTTTATCCCGGTCCGGGCCTTGGCGGCCACTGCATACCGATCGATCCGTTCTACCTCACCTGGAAATCACGCGAATATGAATTGCCGACGCGGTTCATCGAGCTTGCCGGGGAAATCAACACCGGCATGCCCCGTCACGTCGTCGGGCGGGTTGCGGAAGCGCTCGATATTCATTCCGGCAAGGCGCTCAGCCGTTCGAAGGTTCTGGTTGTCGGTCTCGCCTACAAGAAGAACGTGCCCGACATTCGCGAAAGCCCCTCGCTGAAGCTCATCGAACTTATCCAGGAGCGCGGTGGCGAGGCCGCCTATTATGATCCGCATGTGGCGGAAATCCCGAAAACCCGGGAATACAGCCACCTAATGGGCATGAAATCGGTGCCATGGGACAGTCGGACGATCGGCGCTTTCGATGCCGTTCTCGTGGCGACCGACCATGACAATGTTGATTATGCCGCGCTCAGTGAATGGGCGCCGCTGATCATCGACACGCGAAATGTCTTTGCGCGGCGAGATATTGCTGCAAAACACATCATCAAGGCCTGA
- a CDS encoding glycosyltransferase family 4 protein: MKIAFYSPLKSPNHPVPSGDRLMARLLMQAMTMGGHAVLVASELRSFLKQADDPARTSLADAAEREIEAITKRWKLEGAPDLWFCYHPYYKAPDLLGPELARRFDIAYVTAEASYSPKRNAMGWHAVQDGLLAALNAAAVNICFTARDREGLLRASPTLHSAMLQPFIDTEKFVANAPNPTPGRLITVAMMRAGDKLNSYRALSEALALLPKDLDWTLDIIGDGPERGTVEAIFSTFPDNRLVWHGEKTATEIAALLSKACLYVWPGHGEAYGLAYLEAQAAGLPVVAEKVAGVPEVVKSGTTGLLTPENDTAAYADAIKTLLDNDRQREELAKAARQFVVNERSLENAATELNHILLQAKARRS; encoded by the coding sequence ATGAAGATCGCTTTTTATTCGCCGCTCAAATCGCCCAACCATCCCGTTCCCTCCGGAGACCGGTTGATGGCGCGCCTGCTGATGCAGGCGATGACGATGGGCGGCCATGCGGTGCTCGTTGCTTCAGAACTGCGCAGCTTTCTAAAGCAGGCGGATGACCCGGCACGAACCTCGCTTGCCGATGCAGCCGAGCGTGAAATCGAGGCGATTACCAAGCGCTGGAAACTGGAAGGCGCGCCAGACCTCTGGTTCTGTTACCACCCTTACTACAAGGCCCCGGATTTGCTCGGGCCGGAACTCGCCAGACGGTTCGATATTGCCTACGTCACCGCCGAGGCCTCCTATTCGCCAAAACGCAATGCCATGGGCTGGCATGCGGTGCAGGACGGGTTGCTAGCCGCATTGAACGCAGCCGCGGTCAATATCTGCTTCACCGCACGGGATCGCGAAGGGCTTTTGCGCGCGTCCCCAACCCTGCACTCTGCAATGCTGCAACCCTTTATCGATACCGAAAAGTTTGTTGCGAATGCCCCAAACCCGACGCCGGGGAGGCTCATCACCGTCGCCATGATGCGGGCGGGCGACAAGCTGAACAGTTATCGCGCGCTTTCAGAGGCCCTCGCTTTGTTGCCAAAGGATCTCGACTGGACGCTGGATATTATCGGTGACGGACCGGAACGCGGCACTGTGGAGGCCATATTCAGCACATTTCCCGACAATCGTCTTGTCTGGCACGGCGAAAAAACCGCAACCGAGATCGCCGCACTTCTTTCAAAAGCATGCCTCTATGTCTGGCCCGGCCATGGCGAAGCCTATGGTCTTGCCTATCTTGAGGCACAGGCCGCCGGCCTGCCGGTGGTAGCCGAAAAAGTGGCCGGCGTTCCCGAAGTGGTAAAATCCGGCACCACAGGATTACTGACACCGGAAAATGATACAGCCGCCTATGCCGACGCGATCAAGACCCTGCTCGACAATGACAGGCAGCGCGAAGAACTGGCAAAAGCGGCCCGCCAGTTCGTCGTCAATGAACGATCCCTGGAAAACGCCGCGACAGAGCTGAACCATATCCTGCTGCAAGCAAAGGCGCGAAGATCATGA
- a CDS encoding polysaccharide deacetylase family protein gives MSVEKLIAALDECSRRGMTADLWLRDDDAVEPTSALDTLLDLCRGFSVPVTLAVIPEMTTDRLAQYLDASDIAHVAVHGWSHTNYAGNGEKKQELGAHRELSLVLDELQSGLDKLHDLHGTRFVPMLVPPWNRVDGIIVEGLAVLGYRALSVFGPEKNTLPPRLNTHVDVIDWHGSRGGRNDDILFAETAARILRTAEEGGTTGILTHHLVHDENVWRFLRRLFEATNNHPAARWRSSGDLVDEISP, from the coding sequence ATGAGTGTGGAAAAACTGATTGCAGCGCTGGATGAATGCAGCCGGCGCGGCATGACCGCCGATCTCTGGCTTCGGGACGACGATGCCGTGGAGCCGACATCCGCGCTCGATACGCTGCTTGATCTTTGCCGCGGCTTTTCCGTGCCGGTAACCCTCGCGGTCATTCCCGAAATGACGACGGACAGGCTCGCGCAATATCTGGATGCGTCAGATATTGCCCATGTGGCCGTGCATGGCTGGTCGCACACAAATTATGCCGGGAACGGTGAGAAGAAACAGGAACTTGGCGCTCACCGGGAGCTTTCCCTCGTTCTCGACGAATTGCAATCCGGACTGGATAAACTCCACGACCTGCATGGCACACGTTTCGTGCCGATGCTCGTGCCGCCATGGAACCGCGTGGATGGCATTATCGTCGAGGGACTGGCGGTTCTCGGATATCGCGCCCTGTCCGTTTTCGGCCCGGAGAAAAACACCCTGCCGCCCCGTCTGAACACCCATGTCGATGTTATCGACTGGCACGGCAGCCGAGGCGGCCGCAACGACGATATCCTTTTCGCCGAAACCGCTGCCCGCATCCTGAGGACCGCCGAAGAGGGCGGCACCACCGGCATCCTCACCCATCATCTCGTGCATGACGAGAATGTCTGGCGATTTCTGCGGCGGCTTTTCGAAGCAACCAACAATCATCCCGCAGCTCGATGGCGCTCTTCCGGAGACCTCGTAGACGAAATCTCACCATGA
- a CDS encoding glycosyltransferase family 32 protein: protein MSDKKYYDAQLEKARQLQNDGQYAEAHALLLSLVAAKDGHLMGERTVLGLPRRLHAARLRLAKAEGDMVARIGYQYTLVPPPHVLAKYAQFSPEERRTVNLKSREDVPRFIHQIWIGQKAPPVSVEAWAAHAARHGYGYRLWREADLEREGVFADAVFKTMLDQGDYPGAVDVARYIVLERFGGIYLDCDWYPARDDVSFEAFLPLVGLTAFDEKTPRDTGQGSMLLANSFIASPAGHPVFRRMLEAFSGVLQEMPRAPAWWSTGPLIFTVIAREGSISLAPASFVAASLADHTPVAVVEALRQKLNEANGLLIAWKSW, encoded by the coding sequence ATGTCCGACAAGAAATATTATGACGCGCAGCTGGAGAAAGCCCGACAGTTGCAAAATGACGGCCAATATGCGGAAGCGCATGCGCTTCTCCTATCTCTGGTTGCGGCAAAAGACGGGCACCTGATGGGTGAGCGGACGGTGCTCGGTCTGCCGCGCCGGCTGCATGCGGCGCGGCTGCGTCTTGCCAAGGCGGAAGGCGATATGGTTGCCAGGATCGGTTACCAGTATACGCTGGTGCCGCCGCCTCATGTGCTGGCGAAATATGCACAGTTTTCACCGGAAGAGCGCCGCACGGTCAATCTCAAAAGCAGGGAGGATGTGCCGCGGTTCATCCACCAGATATGGATCGGTCAAAAAGCCCCGCCGGTATCGGTGGAAGCCTGGGCAGCTCATGCCGCGAGGCACGGATATGGCTACCGTCTCTGGCGCGAGGCCGACCTTGAGCGGGAAGGCGTGTTTGCAGACGCCGTCTTCAAGACCATGCTCGATCAGGGTGATTATCCGGGCGCGGTGGACGTGGCGCGTTATATTGTACTGGAACGATTTGGCGGCATCTATCTAGACTGCGACTGGTATCCGGCACGGGACGATGTGAGCTTCGAGGCTTTCCTGCCTCTGGTGGGGCTGACGGCATTCGATGAAAAAACGCCGCGTGATACGGGGCAGGGCAGCATGCTGCTTGCCAATTCCTTCATTGCTTCCCCGGCAGGCCATCCGGTTTTTCGCAGGATGCTGGAGGCGTTTTCCGGTGTCCTCCAGGAAATGCCGCGCGCACCGGCCTGGTGGTCGACCGGACCGCTGATTTTTACCGTCATCGCCCGGGAGGGAAGCATCAGCCTCGCACCGGCGTCGTTCGTTGCCGCGTCTCTTGCCGATCATACGCCGGTTGCGGTGGTCGAAGCGCTCCGGCAGAAGCTCAACGAGGCGAATGGGTTGCTGATCGCCTGGAAATCATGGTGA
- a CDS encoding ABC transporter ATP-binding protein, which yields MSAGADLLRIENLRVSFSLMGGTIDAVRGTSLRILPGKVTALVGESGSGKSVIGQTIMGIHPKTARVNGRVLFTDPENAAAGPVDLLQLPKDGREIRSIRGNRIGLIFQEPMTSFSPLHTVGNQIDEALRIHSILSPAERAEKMYETLDLVGFSKPKKVVNMYPFELSGGMRQRAMIAMALICRPALLIADEPTTALDVTIQAQILKLLRDLQSRLNMSMLLITHDLGVVANIADEVAVIYQGEIMEAGTVDEIFKSPSHPYLKGLMAAVPHFDMKPGERLKALREINVDHESLVGKKTAAVNKTPGPLLTVDNISKTFTTRKSSWFRKGDANATKAVNSVSFEIRRGECLGLVGESGSGKTTVSKILMRAVRPDEGSVTFHRPQGDIDVLNAKDGDLKELRSKIQMVFQDPISSLSPRMTVGNILSEPLEIHGRGDAKYRAEKVRNLVKAIGLGESALNRYPHSFSGGQRQRIGIARALALGPELLICDEPVSALDVSVQAQILNLLKDLQKDLGLTYLFISHNLAVVDYMADRVAVMCEGRIVELAPREIMMRSPVHPYTKSLLAAVPFPDLDRPLDFRTIGKISATGKFDWGKQFRDEGDGDMISADLGDGHFVLANGNVDIRELRP from the coding sequence ATGAGCGCAGGCGCAGATTTGCTCCGTATTGAAAACCTGCGGGTCTCGTTTTCTCTTATGGGCGGCACCATTGATGCCGTGAGGGGCACCAGCCTTCGTATCCTTCCCGGAAAAGTCACCGCACTTGTGGGAGAATCCGGCTCGGGCAAATCCGTCATCGGCCAGACCATCATGGGCATCCATCCCAAGACGGCGCGTGTGAACGGCCGCGTGCTCTTCACAGATCCGGAGAATGCCGCAGCCGGCCCCGTCGATCTGTTGCAGTTGCCGAAAGACGGCCGGGAAATCCGCTCGATACGCGGAAATCGCATCGGGCTGATTTTTCAGGAGCCAATGACCTCCTTTTCGCCGCTGCACACCGTCGGTAATCAGATCGATGAGGCGCTGCGCATCCACAGCATCCTGTCACCGGCGGAACGCGCGGAAAAAATGTATGAAACGCTCGACCTCGTGGGGTTTTCCAAACCCAAGAAGGTCGTGAACATGTACCCCTTCGAACTATCCGGCGGCATGCGCCAGCGCGCCATGATCGCCATGGCGCTGATCTGTCGTCCGGCGCTGCTGATCGCCGACGAGCCGACGACAGCTCTTGATGTGACCATCCAGGCGCAGATCCTCAAGCTGCTGCGGGATCTGCAAAGCCGGCTGAATATGAGCATGCTGCTCATCACCCACGATCTCGGCGTGGTGGCAAACATCGCCGATGAAGTTGCCGTGATCTATCAGGGCGAGATCATGGAAGCCGGGACCGTCGACGAGATTTTCAAGTCGCCAAGCCATCCCTATCTCAAGGGCCTGATGGCAGCCGTGCCACATTTCGACATGAAGCCCGGCGAGAGGCTGAAGGCGCTACGCGAGATCAATGTTGATCACGAAAGCCTTGTCGGCAAAAAAACCGCTGCGGTGAACAAAACCCCCGGCCCGCTTCTGACCGTCGATAATATCAGCAAGACCTTCACGACCCGCAAGTCCAGCTGGTTCCGCAAAGGCGATGCCAACGCCACCAAGGCCGTCAACAGCGTCAGTTTTGAAATCCGCCGTGGCGAATGCCTCGGGCTGGTGGGCGAAAGCGGCAGCGGCAAGACCACCGTCAGCAAGATCCTCATGCGCGCCGTCCGCCCGGATGAAGGCTCCGTCACCTTCCACCGTCCGCAGGGCGACATCGACGTTCTCAACGCCAAAGACGGCGACCTCAAGGAACTGCGCTCGAAAATACAGATGGTCTTTCAGGACCCCATCTCATCGCTCTCGCCACGCATGACGGTCGGCAATATCCTGAGCGAGCCGCTGGAAATCCACGGGCGGGGTGATGCGAAATACCGCGCCGAAAAAGTTCGCAATCTCGTCAAGGCGATCGGCCTTGGAGAAAGCGCGCTGAACCGTTATCCGCACAGCTTCTCCGGCGGCCAAAGGCAGCGCATCGGCATTGCCAGAGCTTTGGCGCTTGGGCCAGAACTGCTGATCTGCGACGAACCCGTTTCTGCGCTCGATGTCTCGGTTCAGGCGCAAATTCTCAACCTGCTCAAGGATTTGCAGAAAGACCTCGGTCTCACCTACCTCTTCATCTCGCACAATCTGGCGGTGGTGGATTATATGGCCGACCGCGTGGCCGTGATGTGTGAAGGCCGCATCGTTGAGCTGGCGCCGCGGGAAATCATGATGCGCTCCCCCGTGCATCCCTACACGAAATCGCTGCTGGCGGCCGTGCCCTTTCCCGACCTCGACCGTCCGCTTGATTTCCGCACCATCGGCAAGATCAGCGCGACGGGCAAATTCGACTGGGGCAAACAGTTTCGTGACGAGGGTGATGGCGACATGATTTCCGCCGATCTGGGCGACGGCCATTTTGTTCTCGCAAACGGCAACGTCGATATCCGGGAGCTTCGCCCTTGA
- a CDS encoding ABC transporter substrate-binding protein, producing MITRRTTLALMASVFLPAYARAAYTDPDYFKEKREKGELPDVAERLPKNPRVMNMKSLGREPGKHGGSVRMLIGGQRDIRLMPISNYARLVGYDEKFELHPDILESYDVQEERIFTFKLREGHKWSDGSDFTSEDFRYFWEDVALNKEIHKGGPPIELLVNNNPPLIEVIDQLTVRYTWEGPNPDFLAKLAAASPARLFLPAAYMKQFHIKYQTAENLAKLIKKNKADDWSGLHIKMSRQVRPENPALPTLDAWRNTTSPPAEQFVFERNPYYHRVDENGLQLPYLDRFLLNVTSSDIISAKTASGDSDLQYFGLDFADYTFLKDAEKRFPLKVNLYKRSQGSRVALLPNLNCADPAWRGYFQDVRVRRALSLAINRHEINMVCFYGLAKESADTVLPESPLYRSEFAEAWSAFDRATANRLLDEVGLDKRDNAGIRLLPDGRPAYIIVETTGESTLETDVMELVTDHWRHIGIAVSVRPTQRDVFRKRAMGGEVMMSVWMGMDNGVPTPDMLPSGLAPTGDDQLQWPVWGIHYLSGGREGKEPDLPEAAHLLDLLKKWRRSVTEEEREAIWLEMLGIYTQQVFSIGIVNGALQPVVHVKRMRNVPEKALFGYEPTSYLGVYLPDAFWYDGDA from the coding sequence TTGATCACGCGCCGCACCACTCTCGCCCTCATGGCCTCCGTCTTCCTGCCGGCCTATGCGCGCGCCGCCTATACCGACCCTGATTATTTCAAGGAAAAGCGGGAAAAGGGCGAGTTGCCCGACGTTGCGGAACGTCTGCCGAAAAACCCCCGCGTCATGAATATGAAATCGCTCGGCCGCGAGCCGGGAAAACATGGCGGCTCCGTGCGCATGCTCATCGGCGGCCAGCGCGACATCAGGCTGATGCCGATCAGCAATTATGCCCGGCTGGTCGGTTATGACGAAAAATTCGAGCTGCACCCGGACATTCTGGAAAGCTACGACGTTCAGGAAGAACGCATCTTCACCTTCAAGCTGCGCGAGGGCCACAAATGGTCCGATGGCAGCGACTTTACCTCGGAGGATTTCCGCTATTTCTGGGAGGATGTCGCCCTCAACAAGGAAATCCATAAGGGCGGTCCGCCGATCGAACTTCTGGTCAACAACAATCCGCCCCTGATCGAAGTCATCGACCAGCTGACCGTGCGTTACACCTGGGAAGGCCCGAACCCGGATTTTCTGGCGAAACTTGCGGCTGCCTCGCCGGCGAGACTGTTCCTGCCCGCCGCTTATATGAAGCAGTTCCACATCAAATATCAGACTGCCGAAAATCTCGCCAAACTCATCAAGAAGAACAAGGCGGATGACTGGAGCGGGCTGCATATCAAGATGTCGCGGCAGGTGCGTCCGGAAAACCCGGCTTTGCCGACGCTGGACGCATGGCGCAACACGACCTCGCCGCCGGCCGAACAGTTCGTATTCGAGCGCAACCCCTATTATCACCGTGTCGATGAAAACGGCCTGCAGCTGCCCTATCTCGATCGCTTCCTGCTGAACGTCACCTCCTCCGATATCATCTCGGCCAAGACGGCATCCGGCGACAGTGACTTGCAATATTTCGGCCTCGATTTCGCCGACTACACCTTCCTGAAGGATGCCGAAAAGCGTTTCCCCTTGAAGGTCAACCTGTACAAGCGCTCGCAGGGATCACGCGTTGCGCTTCTGCCGAACCTCAATTGCGCCGACCCGGCATGGCGGGGTTATTTTCAGGACGTGCGGGTGCGCCGTGCACTGTCCCTTGCGATCAACCGGCATGAAATCAACATGGTCTGTTTTTACGGGCTGGCGAAGGAAAGTGCCGACACGGTTCTGCCGGAAAGCCCGCTCTACCGGTCCGAATTTGCCGAAGCCTGGAGCGCCTTCGATCGCGCAACAGCCAACAGGCTGCTCGATGAAGTGGGCCTCGACAAGCGCGACAATGCCGGCATAAGGCTCCTTCCAGACGGTCGTCCGGCCTACATCATCGTCGAGACGACAGGCGAGAGCACGCTTGAAACCGATGTGATGGAACTGGTGACGGATCACTGGCGGCATATCGGCATTGCGGTTTCCGTCCGCCCCACCCAGCGCGACGTCTTCCGCAAGCGCGCCATGGGCGGCGAGGTGATGATGTCGGTATGGATGGGCATGGACAATGGTGTGCCCACCCCGGACATGTTGCCATCCGGCCTTGCGCCCACCGGTGACGACCAGTTGCAATGGCCGGTCTGGGGCATCCATTATCTGTCCGGCGGCCGCGAGGGCAAGGAGCCCGATTTGCCGGAGGCGGCACATCTGCTCGACCTCCTGAAAAAATGGCGTCGAAGCGTCACAGAGGAAGAGCGCGAGGCCATCTGGCTGGAAATGCTTGGCATCTACACACAGCAGGTGTTTTCCATCGGCATCGTCAACGGCGCGCTTCAGCCTGTCGTCCATGTCAAACGCATGCGAAACGTGCCCGAAAAGGCGCTTTTTGGTTATGAACCCACATCGTATCTTGGCGTCTACCTGCCGGATGCCTTCTGGTACGACGGGGACGCCTGA